TGAAAAAGCTAAATCTAAAACAGCATTTTCGTGAGATTTTAGAATTTTAATTAGTTTTCCAGTTTGATAACTGTAAATTCTGATTTCATCATTTTCAAAATAACCTCCAACAGCTAAAAATTTTTCGTTGGGAGAGAGTGCAATTGCATAAATTTTACCTGAACCAGCACCAATTTTTCCTAAAATTTTTCGTCTCTCTTTTCCAGTTTTTGAATCCCAAACACGAATCGTTTTATCATCACTTGCAGAGACAGTATCACCAGATTTTGTTACTAAAATATCTTGAATTAATGCCGTATGACCACCACTATTTAATTGAAGAATAGCCTCTTTTGGCAAAACTTTTTTAGGAAAAGCACGGGAGTTTGCTCCTACGGAGTCATCGGTTTTATTTTGTGCATTTTCCTGTGCGATTCGTTCTTGTTCAAGTCGTTCGGCTTCTGCTTTTTCTTTAGCGATTCGTTCTTTTTCAAGTCGTTTAGCTTCAGCTTTTTCTTGTGTGATTCGCTCTTGAAGAAGAGTATT
This is a stretch of genomic DNA from Thiovulum sp. ES. It encodes these proteins:
- a CDS encoding WD40 repeat-containing protein (PFAM: WD domain, G-beta repeat) encodes the protein MNLIFKILVFSIFVFYTGCKNDPQPAQQNNELEQLRKQNTLLQERITQEKAEAKRLEKERIAKEKAEAERLEQERIAQENAQNKTDDSVGANSRAFPKKVLPKEAILQLNSGGHTALIQDILVTKSGDTVSASDDKTIRVWDSKTGKERRKILGKIGAGSGKIYAIALSPNEKFLAVGGYFENDEIRIYSYQTGKLIKILKSHENAVLDLAFSENGDYLLSSSQDNTAKLWSSESWNLEKNDQFSL